Proteins encoded by one window of Cloeon dipterum chromosome 2, ieCloDipt1.1, whole genome shotgun sequence:
- the LOC135935872 gene encoding uncharacterized protein LOC135935872: MQSFRDLLVFDFAFHREKIRYEYVLTHVYAAFLWKNYASSWNSSQPLQEQRFREVAGKDSYWPFTIALDQNGTLWMTVFDTNREKPSQKLLKAAVGAKSYMFEAPPE; the protein is encoded by the exons ATGCAATCATTTAGAGATCTTCTCGTTTTCGACTTTGCTTTCCATCGCGA AAAAATACGATACGAATACGTTCTAACGCATGTGTATGCCGCCTTTTTGTGGAAGAATTACGCATCTTCTTGGAACTCTTCCCAACCACTTCAGGAGCAGCGTTTTCGTGAG GTCGCTGGAAAGGATAGTTATTGGCCGTTTACTATTGCTTTGGACCAAAATGGAACCCTTTGGATGACGGTGTTTGACACGAACAGAGAAAAGCCAAGTCAGAAGCTTTTGAAGGCTGCAGTCGGAGCCAAATCGTACATGTTCGAGGCCCCGCCAG AATAG
- the LOC135936653 gene encoding uncharacterized protein LOC135936653, which yields MLQLLSDREKLLQEFGCSDVPSVFVLYILSHGDRDGVILTDYVKDDVRKIVDERRDGQLNLSELFVSFTTTDVFESLKKLTGFDECLKFINFGSCRGELKDTIFPAIDDNFNNANSCRITYSPLTRNTVVFFSTVETTLANRDPATGTTFIHLTCKVLNSLEKDESLINVLTYIQNEIHKDSVKGTAGQTPEFKMFSQDRSFVISKSPRDSSKSDAMSIKREFYSWKSSTGENMRRRLALLFSAVTEGNKQLNEVQTALSQNLDFETSKLKLSGTPWTSINKASWRDFDIGCIFLIFFGLVTENEDTNEVCVQVDGQETAVVSQILLEFIGPKNDQWIGKPKLLFFVNQETTSSADASGFIQPYMRISATNHSGWLVLVLHNKDDLQKLIEIFNGQKVKTEKSLQEILASLLISESKENRDFLNSTLQYPLNFPDWPSSFVQLSFSVTNSQKNKEYHVSFDSLVKKSAKEKQIWLLSSVAGTGKTTILREMAFQLGKLNPQFKILRISLPRVPFSSLDRNVTEIEFLVKATKNSKEEIIKSIEKKQCVVILDGFDEITRPDNQEKTLRVIEALEEELISVWIGTRPNAAEAIQKQTSKAVLVEIEPLNEEQQMELFQLETGKSRDDWEDFLKKMTSKDILRNPLHLSLVAKYGAEGNLYQIYDKVVQHKVKDTLIRKAVDKNNEADFGEILAFAILDLQKLASNHIRGVELPDYAKDGLEKNNYYGIASFQNNHVIFIHQTFAEFLAAQHFLREIENSGDWDIQSSTENIADLFLGESFSWCRKFVNLFYSTVLNDVEKIEKRRASILRVMKLKPDIFLGLIASDGCINIFKMVYPIITFSENQEGNRITVARDRTLLVKAIKGAEEIAIMLLDTDLIQSDDELLIILLHLLKSVAKSNACLFFEKLKTKFPTLPEMIHSRKSIIEAGAVAAKKNNGEILHLLLQNGVDKDFQGDEGSTLYLAIHNGAIKCVEVLLKHGAKLAIDEDGESWDPLMMAVEENDLDLVKFFLEENISGLQCNKETFEINKVKSHLGALHSAIKEGHKEIAKLIIEKCPNLKNAEYGDDESLLRFSAKSKCLEICQMLIDEEGVDVNTLRPIGDPRDWSRKDKLCMDHFLILQKSDINMTDERGKTALHCAAEHGYLERVQELIHSGANIRAVDENGWNAFHFACSNWRYLKEDVIRLLHSTDSQLAKEKTGSGQTGLHILLPKSSYWFFEEARLLVEEIGVDVKAKDNNGCTALRIAVKKGLRFVDYLMTKDIDLEVKNYCGRTCLHAAAERGDLEALQTWIELGGDFNVVDEKGMTALHIAAESGHLQFVKKILDCTTEEVQNQDIGEGCVGSKLKEILNRWDSKGRTALHLAAKRGNVDLVKLLLENNADLTLTDLEGKNAIHYAIKNEEMLRFLNEKNGDLLKQRTKDGDTTPHLALSWYGAVTEEIALWIIEQVDDTVLNAKNSSGHTPLLLACEEGCWRVTELLLSRNVEVNASDILGKTAMHYTAEKGNLDFMRLLLQKGADLTLTDKEGMSALHHAAKKGNLCVVKLLHEKGADLTLRDNEGKNALHHGINHLEVFSFLHEKNNELLGQRLKDGDTTLHLVLKTWDIDTDKILWLVEQCENDLNVTNSEGETPLMLACKEGEWIVAKILLKKTVDTNARDKNGRTALHYAVQLDEDCGIRYSNAFDLMLELLKRGADLAQTDNEGKNAFHHAIKNFHMALFIHKLNGNLVNQRLKNGDTSLHLAIKLDRYSKEDVLIWLVEQCENDLNVTDSEGRTPLLLAFKKRKLIIAKILLAKTVDINARDKNGRTALHYAVKLYSFKRLEDSPCLVQELCKRGADLALTDNDGMNAFHHAITNSTMALFIHELNGDLVKQRLNNGDTTLHLAIKLDDDDRDDEFLVWLVEQGDVDLNARNALNETPLILACKKKLWNRNFFEKLLSKIVDVTIRDSEGKCARDYIDESFPTHLLKRFDELEGAAPG from the exons ATGCTCCAACTTCTCTCCGATCGAGAAAAACTGTTACAGGAATTTGGCTGTTCAG ACGTTCCATCAGTGTTTGTGCTTTACATTCTTTCTCACGGCGACAGAGATGGAGTAATCTTGACAGACTACGTCAAGGACGATGTTCGCAAGATAGTGGATGAGCGGCGTGACGGCCAACTAAACCTGAGCGAGTTATTTGTTTCCTTCACAACAACAGACGTGTTCGAGTCTCTGAAAAAGCTGACTGGTTTCGACGAAtgtctgaaatttataaacttcGGA TCATGTAGAGGGGAGCTGAAAGACACAATTTTTCCCGCAATTGATGATAATTTCAATAACGCAAACTCTTGTCGAATCACCTACAGCCCTCTGACGAGAAACACGGTTGTGTTCTTCTCAACGGTCGAAA CGACCTTGGCCAATCGAGACCCGGCAACAGGAACAACTTTCATCCACCTTACTTGCAAGGTTCTAAATTCTCTTGAGAAGGACGAGAGTCTCATAAATGTCCTGACatatattcaaaatgaaattcacaAAGATTCGGTCAAAGGAACCGCTGGACAGACTCCAGAATTCAAGATGTTTTCCCAGGACAGAAGTTTTGTCATCtcaaa gaGTCCTCGGGATTCCTCGAAATCTGACGCAATGAGCATCAAACGCGAGTTTTACTCTTGGAAATCAAGCACAGGGGAAAATATGCGACGCCGCCTTGCGCTTCTCTTTTCCGCTGTCACAGAGGGAAACAAGCAGTTGAATGAAGTGCAAACCGCGCTGTCCCAAAACCTAGATTTCGAGACCAGCAAACTGAAGCTGAGTGGAACGCCGTGGACGTCCATTAATAAAG CCTCGTGGCGAGACTTCGACATTGGCtgcatttttctgattttttttggcCTTGTGACTGAAAACGAGGACACAAATGAGGTTTGCGTGCAGGTGGACGGTCAAGAAACTGCAGTAGTATCTCAAATACTGCTTGAATTTATCGGGCCAAAAAACGACCAGTGGAttggaaaaccaaaattattattctttgtGAACCAGGAAACGACTTCTTCTGCTGACGCG TCCGGATTTATACAGCCTTACATGAGAATATCCGCAACAAACCACAGTGGATGGTTAGTCCTAGTTTTGCACAACAAGG ATGATCTTCAAAAGCTGATCGAAATCTTCAATGGGCAAAAGGTGAAAACGGAGAAGAGTCTGCAAGAAATTCTCGCAAGTCTGCTCATTTCCGAATCAAAGGAAAATCGGGATTTTCTTAACTCGACGCTCCAGTATCCTCTCAATTTTCCTGACTGGCCCAGTTCTTTTGTTCAACTTAGCTTTTCAGTGAcaaattctcaaaaaaataaagaatatcaCGTCAGCTTCGACAGCTTGGTGAAGAAAtcagcaaaagaaaaacaaatttggctCTTGAGTTCAGTCGCAGGAACAGGAAAGACGACAATCCTCAGGGAGATGGCTTTTCAACTCGGGAAACTAAATccacaattcaaaattttacgcATTTCACTCCCGAGAGTTCCGTTCAGTTCTCTAGACAGGAATGTGACTGAGATTGAATTTCTCGTGAAAGCCACTAAGAATTCGAAAGAGGAAATCATAAAAAGCATAGAAAAAAAGCAATGTGTTGTGATTCTTGATGGGTTCGATGAAATTACCCGTCCTGATAACCAAGAAAAAACATTGAGAGTTATCGAAGCTCTAGAAGAGGAGCTGATATCCGTATGGATCGGAACGAGACCTAACGCAGCAGAAGCTATCCAAAAGCAAACATCAAAAGCTGTATTAGTAGAGATTGAACCCTTGAATGAAGAGCAGCAAATGGAGTTGTTTCAGCTGGAGACGGGCAAGAGTCGAGACGATTGGGaagatttcttaaaaaaaatgacatcaaAGGACATCTTGAGAAATCCTTTGCACCTTTCTTTGGTTGCCAAGTACGGGGCCGAAGGAAACTTGTACCAAATCTACGACAAGGTCGTGCAACACAAAGTGAAAGACACTCTGATCAGGAAAGCAGTTGACAAGAACAATGAAGCCGATTTTGGAGAAATATTAGCCTTTGCTATATTAGATCTTCAAAAGTTGGCAAGCAACCACATCAGAGGAGTTGAACTTCCTGATTACGCGAAAGACGGcctagaaaaaaacaattactaTGGCATTGCCTCGTTTCAAAACAACCatgttattttcattcatcagACTTTCGCCGAATTTCTCGCAGCCCAACATTTCCTACGTGAAATCGAGAATAGTGGCGATTGGGACATCCAAAGCAGCACTGAAAATattgcagatttatttttaggggaGTCGTTTTCGTGGTGCAGAAAGTTTGTCAATCTGTTCTATTCCACAGTTTTGAATGACgtggaaaaaatcgaaaagcgCAGAGCATCAATTCTAAGAGTCATGAAGTTGAAACCAGATATTTTTTTGGGTTTGATTGCTTCCGATGgctgcataaatattttcaaaatggtttACCCAATTATCACCTTCAGTGAAAACCAAGAGGGAAACCGTATTACTGTTGCAAGGGATAGGACTCTTTTGGTCAAAGCAATCAAAGGTGCGGAAGAAATTGCAATCATGCTGCTCGACACGGACTTGATCCAAAGTGATGATGAGTTGCTTATAATTTTACTTCACCTGTTGAAGTCAGTAGCCAAGTCGAACGCTTGTCTGTTCTTTGAGaagctaaaaacaaaatttcctacATTGCCAGAGATGATCCACTCTAGAAAATCTATAATAGAAGCTGGAGCGGTTGCAGCAAAAAAGAATAACGGCGAAATTCTTCATCTGCTGCTGCAAAATGGTGTCGACAAAGATTTTCAAGGTGATGAAGGTAGCACCCTATATTTGGCTATTCACAATGGAGCTATAAAATGCGTAGAAGTTTTGCTTAAGCATGGCGCAAAATTAGCCATAGATGAAGATGGTGAAAGTTGGGATCCTTTGATGATGGCTGTAGAAGAAAATGATCTAGACCTGGTCAAATTCTTTTTAGAGGAAAACATCAGTGGACTGCAATGCAACAAAGAAACTTTCGAAATCAATAAAGTAAAATCTCATTTGGGTGCTTTACATTCTGCTATTAAAGAAGGGCACAAGGAAATCGCGAAACTTATAATAGAAAAGTGCCCAAACTTGAAAAACGCGGAATATGGTGATGATGAAAGTCTTCTACGATTTTCAGCTAAAAGTAAATGTTTGGAAATATGTCAAATGCTTATTGACGAAGAAGGGGTTGACGTGAACACCTTACGACCAATTGGAGATCCAAGAGATTGGTCCCGGAAGGACAAATTATGCATGGACCATTTCTTAATTCTGCAGAAAAGTGACATTAACATGACAGAcgaaagaggaaaaactgcTCTTCACTGCGCTGCGGAACATGGATATCTTGAACGTGTCCAAGAGTTGATCCATTCTGGTGCTAATATTCGAGCTGTAGACGAAAATGGATGGaatgcttttcattttgcttgcAGCAATTGGCGTTACCTTAAAGAAGACGTGATTCGATTGTTGCACAGCACTGATAGTCAGCTGGCCAAGGAGAAAACTGGAAGTGGTCAAACAGGGCTGCATATTCTTCTTCCGAAATCCAGCTATTGGTTTTTTGAGGAAGCGCGTTTACTGGTCGAAGAGATTGGAGTTGACGTAAAAGCAAAGGACAACAATGGCTGCACTGCGTTGCGTATTGCAGTTAAAAAAGGACTGAGATTTGTTGACTATTTGATGACAAAAGATATCGACCTGGAAGTAAAAAACTATTGTGGGCGAACGTGCCTTCATGCAGCCGCTGAAAGGGGTGATTTAGAGGCTCTGCAAACTTGGATAGAACTGGGTGGAGACTTCAATGTGGTTGACGAAAAAGGGATGACTGCGTTGCATATTGCTGCTGAAAGCGGACATTtgcaatttgtgaaaaagatTTTAGACTGCACGACCGAGGAAGTCCAAAATCAAGATATTGGCGAGGGTTGTGTTGGATCTAAACTGAAGGAGATATTAAACAGATGGGACAGTAAAGGAAGGACAGCACTGCACCTTGCTGCAAAAAGAGGAAATGTTGATTTGGTAAAGTTGTTGCTTGAAAACAATGCAGATTTAACTCTAACGGACCTGGAAGGAAAGAATGCAATCCACTACGCTATCAAAAACGAAGAAATGTTACGATTCCTCAATGAGAAGAACGGAGATCTTTTGAAGCAGCGTACAAAAGATGGAGACACAACTCCACATCTGGCATTGAGTTGGTATGGTGCTGTAACAGAAGAGATCGCTCTGTGGATTATAGAACAAGTAGACGACACCGTTTTAAACGCGAAAAATTCTTCTGGCCATACACCACTCTTACTGGCTTGCGAAGAAGGGTGTTGGAGAGTCACCGAATTGCTGCTGAGCAGAAATGTTGAGGTCAATGCCTCGGACATACTGGGAAAAACTGCAATGCACTACACCGCAGAAAAAGGAAACTTGGATTTCATGAGGCTTTTGCTTCAGAAAGGTGCGGATTTGACTTTAACAGACAAGGAGGGAATGAGCGCATTGCACCACGCcgcaaaaaaaggaaacttgTGTGTAGTGAAGCTTTTGCACGAGAAAGGTGCGGATTTGACTCTAAGAGACAACGAGGGAAAGAATGCCTTGCACCACGGAATAAATCACTTGGaggtattttcatttcttcacGAGAAAAACAATGAGTTGTTGGGACAGCGTCTTAAAGACGGAGACACAACCCTCCATTTGGTATTAAAAACGTGGGACATTGACACTGACAAAATTCTTTGGCTCGTTGAGCAATGTGAAAATGACTTGAATGTAACAAACAGCGAGGGTGAGACACCGCTAATGCTGGCTTGCAAGGAGGGAGAATGGATTGttgctaaaattttgctgaaaaaaaccGTTGATACAAACGcaagagataaaaatggaaGAACGGCCCTGCACTACGCCGTTCAATTGGATGAAGACTGTGGGATAAGATATTCAAATGCTTTTGATTTAATGCTAGAGTTGCTCAAAAGAGGCGCAGATTTGGCTCAGACAGACAACGAAGGGAAGAACGCATTTCACCATGCGATAAAAAACTTTCACATGGCTCTATTCATTCACAAATTAAATGGTAATTTGGTTAATCAGCGTTTGAAAAATGGAGATACCTCTCTACATCTGGCAATCAAATTAGACAGATACTCGAAAGAAGACGTTCTTATTTGGCTTGTGGAGCAATGCGAAAATGACTTGAATGTAACAGACAGCGAGGGACGTACACCGCTTCTGCTGGCTTTCAAGAAGAGAAAGTTgattattgctaaaattttgctcGCAAAAACCGTTGATATAAACGCgagagataaaaatggaaGAACGGCCCTGCACTACGCCGTTAAATTGTATTCATTTAAAAGGCTAGAAGATTCACCTTGTTTGGTGCAAGAGTTGTGCAAAAGAGGCGCAGATTTGGCTCTGACAGACAACGACGGGATGAACGCATTTCACCATGCAATAACAAACTCTACCATGGCGTTATTCATTCATGAATTGAATGGTGATTTGGTTAAACAGCGTTTGAACAATGGAGATACCACTCTGCATCTGGCAATCAAATTAGACGACGACGACAGGGATGATGAGTTTCTTGTTTGGCTTGTGGAGCAAGGTGACGTTGATTTGAACGCAAGAAATGCTTTGAACGAAACCCCGCTGATTCTTGCTTGCAAGAAAAAGCTCTGGAATAGGAATTTCTTCGAAAAACTTTTGTCTAAAATTGTGGATGTTACCATACGAGACAGTGAAGGGAAATGTGCTCGTGACTACATTGACGAATCTTTTCCAACTCATTTACTTAAAAGGTTTGATGAACTCGAAGGAGCGGCACCTGGCTAA